The following are encoded together in the Lathyrus oleraceus cultivar Zhongwan6 chromosome 3, CAAS_Psat_ZW6_1.0, whole genome shotgun sequence genome:
- the LOC127130044 gene encoding auxin-responsive protein SAUR32 → MGKSSTSFSKGFWKEGFGIIMKKLQKRIMMKQGHFVVIATQGWKPERFCVELEYLDHPEFVKLLKQAEEEFGFSQDGAIAIPCEPDELKRIIGRKKQHINIKGIDITC, encoded by the coding sequence ATGGGAAAATCAAGTACTAGTTTTTCTAAGGGATTTTGGAAAGAAGGGTTTGGAATAATAATGAAGAAACTGCAGAAAAGAATAATGATGAAGCAAGGTCATTTTGTGGTGATTGCAACTCAAGGATGGAAGCCAGAAAGATTCTGTGTTGAGTTGGAATATTTAGATCATCCTGAGTTTGTGAAACTGTTAAAGCAAGCTGAAGAAGAGTTTGGATTCTCTCAAGACGGAGCAATTGCAATACCTTGTGAACCTGATGAGTTGAAGAGAATCATTGGAAGGAAAAAACAACACATAAACATCAAGGGTATTGATATTACTTGCTAG